The Solanum dulcamara chromosome 6, daSolDulc1.2, whole genome shotgun sequence genome contains the following window.
GCAATTACTATCTTGACTTAACATCCTTGTATGAATTTATAAGCTTTAAATTCTGAATCGTCTATGATCTATTCCGTAAATATTATATTGAAAATTAAGTATTACTCTATTTTCTAAGACACTCATTTTTGGATGATAACATATCAAATActaataatatatttacttcGATATATCTCTCACACATATTTAATTTACTACTTAACCAAATTACCGTCCATCATTAGGTATTATATTACCTACTTTCAAGAAATTAAATTTTACCCTTTAAAATGAAAGTGGGTTAAGGTcaaagttgaaacttgaaagtGCTGGctcctttttttcctttaaaaaggAGAAATTAGATTTGGTAAGTAACATGTGAATTATAACTAGAATATGTGAAAGTGGACAATAATTGAGTAAATTCATATACTTCTTGAGGCtcattttaaattctaaatattgGATCTAAAATACtagtcatttttaaaaattaaaataaaattaattatttttctacttGAAAGTGTTTTTAAGTGTATTTTCTCAAAAGTTTTTGTCAAAAAAGTACTTCTATAAAAAGTTATCTTTTTAGTTCCGGAAAAAGAGCTTCTACTACTCTCcaaattcacttattttctcCTAAAAACTTGATCATATagtttactttttaaaattaagcactttctaaaaaaataaatatttttgatgtaCAAAAGTTTGGCTAAATTGGCTATAAAATTACTTCTTTAATGGGACCattatttacttaatttttcTCCTTCCTATATGAGCTATCCTTTTCAGCTCGTAAAATTTCTCATGGCTAAATTTAGTTTACGTACTCAATAATTTAATCAACAAAGAGTACAAATATTTGGTTTAGTCAACCAACTAGACTTTTctctaataataaaataaaataaaataaacggTGCCGTTTAGTTTAAGTATTTACCATTTTCCTCCTATACTTTATTAAGGAAAAATACTCAAATATCTAGCTCGgagggatgctactattgaaatttgaggtgatttcgtgaAAAGATTGAAGGAGCTCTTCATGTGTTTTTGATGTTCTTGAAGTAAAAGAAGCAAAAAGAATacattttaaaacacttataatacatttatattgcatgcataattcactttcaATATATAAGCagatttatcatattattagtATGTATTGTTATagatagtaataaataaaaaatatcattaaaattaataattattttttaaaaaatactcacccaagtaatttttccacGCAAAAGAACAATGGGCtcctaaaatagaaaaaaaatatatatgttttctCATGATTCTAAAACTAGTAAAGGTCTTACATGTCTATTTCAACATATTAATGCAAATTGCCTCTGTGGCTTGTAAAATCTTCGGTATTAATTCTCAGGATTCAGGAagaaaattttttttaaaaaaaagtaaataaaattgaGTTTATTTTCTGTACACTAacaatctaaaatatttttatataaaaatattttgacttgACGTAATTTGTTAATTTATGTTATTGTATATTTACCGTCGTTGGAAGACAAATTCAAATTGGAgtaagaaatcaaaatttttgtttcgaattttatatttgttagtttttttaaaattcaagtgAAGATAGAACAGGTTTTGTACTATCATAAATAAGTACATtactaaatattttctttaatagagAATTGTGTGAAATTGCAGAGAATATTCAAAATTAcgaataaattatatattaaaaaaaataaaaaattgctaAAGAGAAAAAGGAGGTCAATATTCAACAAGTCAATCGCTTTGAAAATATGAACTTCTACATTAGcatagttttattatttttttattagattTTCATTCGATATTCATATCCATATTAGAATCTGATTAATCTAGATTCGTGTATGCCTTATTCGGAGAAAAAGTTTTCTActaagattttttttcttttttcatatacaaattaaaatcTGAGACCTATAATTAAGGGtgaaatcaaaaatcaaaaatcaaaaaaaatagttatatgGTTTGTTTTCTTTCATGGTCACATAGTATTACCAAACCTTAGACAACCTTACCTTTAAATATCTCTTATATTATAACCCGATAAATAAAATATCCTTACTCCCACATAACTCCTCTACATCACAACAACAATGGgctttgatgatgatgatcctccattttttcatcataaaaaCAAATATGATCTTAATAGCAAGATCATGATATCAGCCATCATTTCATTATCTCTAGTTGTTTTCTTCGTTACTCTCCTCCATATTTACGCGAGGTACGTCCTTAGACGTCAGGCTCGACGTAGGGCAGAGCTTCAACGTGTTAGCATCATCACCAGCTCCGCCCTACAGATAGAGCCACCAAAGACGGGGCTCGATCCGTCCGTCATAGCTTCGCTTCCGGTATTTATTTTCAATCAACCTGATATACAAAATAATTCTATTGAGTGTACGGTTTGTTTGAGCGTTCTTGAAAACGGAGAAACGGCTAGGACTTTGCCTAATTGTAAACATGTTTTTCATGCTGAGTGTATTGACAAGTGGTTCGGATCACATTCAACATGCCCGATTTGTCGGACGGAGGCAGAGCCCCGGTTATTATTACCGGAGCCACGAGAGGGTGTCATAGAACGTACGACACCCTCAGCGCCACCAATCGAGGGGGGCAACTCCAAAAATAATGTGGAAGGGATTTATTCGGATTGTGGATTAACACAACcttcaacatcatcatcatcagctAAAATTAGTGGATCAAGCTCGAGATTAAGCTCATTTAGGAGGATGATTACCAGGGAAAAATCATCAAGAAGACTACAAGTTCAATTTTGTGGTGTTGAAGATGGTGTAAATGATCTTGAAAGACAGTGATTATAGTGCATTAATAATTAAGTGTGAATTATACGATGTTTATTAGTTCAAATTTGAAACTCTATTATGCTGtcatttttgtaattttctcCCATATCTTGGCATGCACTATTGGAACTTGCTTCTTCGGAAGATTTTTTTGGATTATCAATACGATCTGTTGTTAATAGTATCGATTTTATTCTCTGAATAATCGAAATTTCATACTTTTGTCTAATCCTCCCTATTTTCTAATCGAGCTTGTGTAGATATATGTTGTTACTTTATAAGTCAAATGTATCATATATTAAACTATTAAAGAGTTGAACGTTTATGCACTAAAACAATTGAAGTTTTGTGTGCTAATAGTGTGTAATAATATTTACAGAATCAAGTCATTTATTAGTTAGTATAACGGGTAAATTTTTTGGTCAGtattaattgaaaatttgattgaaaaaacAGTAACTATCGTGCTAATCCAAGGAGAATTACGCCCAAAAACTAGCTACTACTTAAGGTGGAAGAGCATAAGACTATataaataacttgaaaataagaCAAGCGACATC
Protein-coding sequences here:
- the LOC129892168 gene encoding E3 ubiquitin-protein ligase ATL41-like; the encoded protein is MGFDDDDPPFFHHKNKYDLNSKIMISAIISLSLVVFFVTLLHIYARYVLRRQARRRAELQRVSIITSSALQIEPPKTGLDPSVIASLPVFIFNQPDIQNNSIECTVCLSVLENGETARTLPNCKHVFHAECIDKWFGSHSTCPICRTEAEPRLLLPEPREGVIERTTPSAPPIEGGNSKNNVEGIYSDCGLTQPSTSSSSAKISGSSSRLSSFRRMITREKSSRRLQVQFCGVEDGVNDLERQ